AGGCCGCACCCGAATCAAAAACCACGGGGACTTTTTTAGTCccaacataaataaaattatttttattcgtAATAAAGCTTTGATCTACTTCCTGACTATCCTTTTCAATCTCATTAATATTCCTTCGATCATCATTAGCCTGTTTATTATTTCGATTCACCCTACAATCCTTAGCTAAATGTCCTGGCCTTCTGCATCTAAAGCATGTATTTGGTTGGTTCTGTTTAATAAGTCTTAAACCAGCCAACTTGATATTCAATAATGCTTCGTTCTCCATCtcatttaatatttcgTAAAATTCTTTGTTGATCTCATATTGGGTcgtaagaaaaattttaatcatttttaactttttatCTACTCCTGatctaataatttttcttctgtCAAAATTggaaatttcattttcattACATTTAGAAACTACATCTTTGATAAAATCAACAACTTTTTGTTCTTCCTTTTGCTTCATATTGTAAATGTCAAAAAGCAATGTTTTATTCTCAAATTCTTGTTCCACTTCCTTTTTCCAGATTTCAAACGTTAAAGCAGCTTTccttttatctttaaatgTCCTACAATGCCAATCTAAAATATGAGAGTTAAGTCtgcttataaaaaaaatctaactTCTCCTCATTGGTCATTTTTGCCCAACTACTCAGAGCCTCTGCTCTTCTAATTTCTACTATTATATTGTCTTTGTttatttcgttttttatattctccaccataaacatatttattctaaatttaagggtataaaatataattttttaaatctcaaCAGTTCCAAAGGAACAGTGCTACTAGATACGACagtaatatttttatgtgtAAACGTCCATAGatagtttattttaataccTCTAACAtaagaaaatttgtttgtaaGTGTGTGTTAATAGCTGtctatgaaaaatatatagtcgaaacttttttttgttaaagttaaatattatcataAGGAAATGTAACTGCTGGAAAATCGTATGGGAAAAGGCGCCAAcgtataaaagaaaatttgaaaaaaaatagccctaaaaagaagaaagcaaaatgcaaaaatttattgtaaaatatcatcAATATAGTTATATAAAGacgtaattttttttagaactTCCAAACAGTCATTGTATTTGAAGTCTTATGTTTTAGGTATtgttttgttatttttttgtctttGCTGGAAGCTTGATTTGTCAAGTTGTTAATTTGGTAAAGAAGTTAAGCAAAAGACATAAAAGTATAtcatacataaaaaatacatgaATCTTGAAAAGGACTAAAGAAAATAGcaaaatttcaataaattgCAAAGCTTACCTTATTCAGgcttgtttatatttttatcagaCCAGTATGCTGTTATTCTTTCTTCggtaataaaataattatcatagttataaattaaagtcCTGATCTTGAAATTTAAACTCATTTTAAATGTCACGATTATTAGAATAGCTAGAATTTTTAACCTACATCGTGTGTATTTCTAGTTCTTCTCTTTGAGTTGTTTTGCTTGGAATAAATTGTCTTTTGAATCATCAAGCATCGGCGTTGTTGccaatataattttattttgtatttttgcttttaggttttttctttttatatatttattcaCAAATAGTACTTAGTTCGGGAAAGtattcaatttttcatGAATATGTTCTTGATaagtaaatatttctttttataaaaataatgctTGCACTAATTCTGCAATTCTTAAGTAACAAAGGCAGTTTATAATACATCGGGGTTTTTATAAGTAATTTGACCCTTTGTATAGCTTTctgtaataaaaattttttatgtcttTTATTTCAACATGTCTTTCTTTCCGATCTTGTAATCTTCTTTCATTTTCCATTTTAAAGAGGGACCTTAACATTAAGgaaaattcaaattttgataaaaaatttatacagtCTTTTAATGACATAAATTTGaataagaagaaataaataaatttgttatattgtatttgtgagatttatttgtatcatactattattaaatttagtttttaGTTTATGGAGTTTCTTCccgattttttttcttcaattcataattcattttttggggcaattttttttcaaattttcttttaaacgTCGGTTGTCTTTTCCGCCAACCGTCTATGTAGGATATATAGTCGAAactctttttatttaagttAATATTATCATATGAAAATGTAACTGTCGGGGTATATTATAAGTGATATACGCTGGTGATTGAATGGTAACTAAGTTTTTGGATATCAGATAAGTGGGTGTTCAATATTTTTCCCatttattaagaaaagaTGTCAAAAAGTCTACACagcaaatatatcaaaGTTGCCGATTAAGTTGTAAGTGGTTCATATGAtgttgataatttttttatatttatccTTGGTTATTATATAGCGTATAAATTAgattaaaagatttaattcGTATTCTTAAAGCATTTACAGATTCTATTTGAAGCCTCTGACTAAAAAAACCTTGATCCATATAAATGCAACTTAGTATGTTCTTAAGAATGTAGCGTTGCGAAATAACTTTGAAGAGTCGTCGGTTATTGGGCTCATCGGATAATAAACCTTTTTTCAATAGAACTCTGCTACAAAATActacaattatatttttgtatgtATATGAAGAaggaaaatatataatacatTCAACAAGCTGCTCTATTTGTAATGCTGGTATAACAACGTgatgttttaattgttaaataatatttttaatattgagATTAGATAGAGTAgtgttttaaaataaaacatctGATGTGAATACGGTTTATGGTTTAGTATTTTATTGtcttttgtatttaaacATAAACACTAACAACTTATAAAATTccaattgttttatatttatggGAAGCGAATTCAGCTGCCacactttttttaaaattttctcttACAATGACCAAATTTTCGattaacttttttattgaaaaatttcGTCTTACAGCAAAGATCGTGACTTTTAtggattttataatttaaaataaaaaatttaaacgcataaaattactaaatctagtaaaaataaaagcctttttaaaataagttTCGACTAAATTTACTATGTATTATGAACATAGTGTAAAATActgttatttataaataggAAAATACATGATATAACAGTTTAttcttaatttaaattataaataattactTCATTAAAATCGAGGGGAAAGGGTGTTTACTTCTTTTCGGTGGACTTATgacatttaaatttatatatagtaattttaattgtgATATACAAGATTTGCATTCGGTTAAAGGGGCCACTTTGGTCAAAAAAGggtataaatatttttttataaaaaaatacccTTTTTTGGAAAAGTCAAAACGgctaaaaaaagaaatttaatttaatactaTTCGTAAATAAATCATCTTCAAAGTTCCTTCTTAACATATATCTTATCAACGAACCAGTAATCAATGTTCTGGTTCTGTTTCTTGTTGAAGTCTCATTTTTTATCCACTCTGATTTATTTCAATTGTGTTAGTATGACATCTATTGGAATTATTTACGAACTCTAATGAATGATTTACAATTTTGTGTTCcgaaaaatattcttttaaCTTTAAATGAGACTCAGAGCAGTCACTGTGTATAATTGATTCGGAgtaaacataatttttaattatttcttttagaGTTTTGGATTTACTATCGTCGACTAGAATCATAATTATCATTCTTTAGATGGTTCTTTCAACCATCCCTAACCCAGACACCTTCAACCCGATGTCCTCTATGGTTTTTAACTTTCCTAAATTTGCTTTCATCTATTTCTACTATTATTCCTGGTCCACTGATTTTACCAGTTCGTTTGTATACTTTattaattgtaaaaattgttttttatgttatgTAGAATACATCTTTTGCCAATATCAAGAAATTTCCCTATGGCCGTCTGTTTAACTTTacaagataaaattttattatcaatAAAACATCTAAaacatttgttttttgtaataaaatggagtgtatttttaataaccACACTTTCCTCCGACATACTTTCTAAACACATTTAgccataaaattatttttatcactTACTTTACAGTTAGCATCATATTTTGGACACTTCATAGTCTTATTTTCAATTACTGCTTTAAAGATGTTTAAGAGCTCTTCCTCTCGACTTTTTATTGTtggggtaaaaaaaagacaaattcgcttaaatattttttttaaaccaAAGTGCCCCTGCTCCTTTGCATTCATATAAATGATCTTGAAAATAAGAGGTTGAACACTTTGAAAATGCTGTTTGAGTATTTTACATCATACAATATTACTGAGCAGAATCGTTTGTATCATAAGTATTTGTAGTTGTTCCagaatgtttttttaaaaaaagtaaaatttaagaaaaaattaggAAATGCAGGATTTCCGAACAAGTAGAGAATCgaagaattaaaacaaaaagatttaaatttttaatctaatttataaagcAGAAACAACATACAgactaaaatattatttcagTAAATagtgataaaaaaaattacaaacgAAAAATGCCGAAGAGGTGacatttttgttttttatggCGGTAAAAGAGGTGATATAGATTGCCAAATAAAAACGTAAAAAGCTTCGAAAAtgtaagaattttttttctacatAATTCGATACGACCGAAGATAATAAAGGGAATCAGATAACGATATAGAAAACTTAGCACGAACAAAAACTATAAAGTTTTTGCTTGATGTTGGACGGGACAAATCTTCTGTACTGTAGCGCAACAAATAAGTCTTCTGTAGGAGAAAAATATCTTGAACCATATTTTGACAAAAAGTAATAGCTATTGTTGAgaatatagatttaataaatttaacccTTAACTTACAATTGTCTTTAATATGGCGgagaataaaattatttaacccaagcaaaaacaaaagaagaGGTCGTAAGTTCCGCCGAGGCATGAGACGTAAAAAAATGCAGTCTAGGTTAGAATGGGGATGGTTGTTTGTCTAACAGAAGAGAAGGTGTGGCTTGCATCAGTCGAGGGACCCGGATAGGTGAAGACGTAAAGTAGCTATGAAGAGCTATGGAGAAACAGTATTGACTGTAATAAGATCTGGCATAAGAGTTGTCGAGATTGAGTGTAGTGGTAAACCCACTATTCACATTTAAGCTATCGTGGCAAGATATTTGAACCAATAGTGTTCAAAAATCCAGagagatttaaaaagagaagaaaattaaaaagaaactGTGTTTTAGTCGAAGAATAAGATAGATGGAAACATTCGATTTCATTGATGGGAAGACATGTGTAAAGAATAATCACATGCCCATAGACTTTATGTATTAAAACAGGGAAAGAAAGTACCCCGAAGACCAGTCTTAAATGGATTGTAAAACGCGGTAGAGTAAAGCGCAGCCCATGGCCAgttaacataaaaatgcacttttattttgagaGCCAAGTAGTAGGCGTAAGAAGTAGTAGATAATTTCATCGCCCAACTCTAAATTTAGCGCGGGGATGTTGAGAAacagatttaataaatttgacCTTAACTTTCATTTGTCTTTAACAgctataattaaattatcgaaaagttattatttaaaaaagaatcatAATTAATGTGTGTGTGATATTATAAGAATGGTTAAAATCCTTTTAAGCCTAGCATAGAAGTCATTTGATTTAATGGTAAAGTGCATAAAATAGCTCATATGTGGTTTGCATTACTCTTTATAATTACATAAAGACCAATGAAATGTTTTAAGTACAGAAGTCTGAATATTAGAATGACGTATTTTCATActaaaaatctaaaaatgtTATAGAATCCTCGGAGCTATGGCAGTCTGGTGGCCAAAAATCCCTTAaaaggaatttttaaaaaaaatcacccccaaaaatgaaaagtcAAGAGGAAAAactttttgaaattttttttaaaaaatatttaaaaaacaagcaaatcatgtaaaaaatgtggttctataagtaaaaaatataatgaaaattttatttttcgatGTACTTGGTCTAAATGTAGAAGTAAATGgtctttattaaaaaacactCCATTCTACAATAACAAGCTTGGAATTAATACTATgctattaaatattaaattatggTCTGTTAATGTAAAGTATAAAGCTATTGCGGAATTTTTTGGAATTAGCATTAAAAGTGTAAGAAAAATCATTTCTTTAACACTAAATTCCATCGAAAATTCTGTTTACGTTGAAACAGGTATAATAGGAGGACCCGGGATTGTTGTGGAAATAGATGAAAGTAAGTTTggtaaattaaaataccATAGAGGCCATGGGTAGAAGGAGTTTGGATTTTCGGAATGGTAGAAAGAACACCTCAAAGGAAAATTGTGTTTGTTCCTGTTGATAATAGAAGAGCAACTACACTAGAAGaacttttaattaaatatgttcACCCAGAATCTATCATACATAGTGATTGCTTCTCTTCATATTCTAGGTTGTTTTTCAACAACATAAGACGGTTAATCATTCAAAAGAatttgttaataaaaataattcatgCCATATTAATACTATCGAAGGTAATTGGAGCGCTGTTAAAAGTGAAACTTCCATAAAACatagaacaaaaaaattaataaagagTTCTTTGTTAAGATTTATGcttagaagaaattttgaaGGGGATTtgtttgataaaattattaaaatgatttttaagtttttatttttttcctcttgacttttcatttttgggggggatttttttaaaaattcctttTAGGGGATTTTTGGTCACCAGACTGCCCTTTAACCAGAATCTTCAAGTATTAAGGGGAGGAGAATAACATTTGaggttaaatttttaaactgCAGGTGCTTAACCTTAAATGACGTTAAGTAGTTACTTTAAAAAGGAAAGTTTAGGTCTCTTTTGGGcgaataaaaattaagcattataatatttatcactaaaagaagaaaaataccaacaaaataattaaaaaccATAGTAATTGAGAGTTTCCACAAAGGGCGTTAACATAATCGCAATTAAAAAGagatgtttattttattttttagtatataAAGAtgaattcaaaaaaaaaacaatgatATTGAAGAGAacaaaaaatctatttacaaataatatgaatgttaaaatttttttaaattctcaAAGAAAgcaaacaaaaatttcacTTAagttatttgtttttgataattttcatttcaAATTGTTAATGTTTTcgaaatttcaaatttggATCTAGTCCCTATAAATTCTAATAAGCCATAACTAAACAAAAGACGCAATTCaacaaatgtaaaaattgataaaatgtttttttaaatgtggAATGAGGCCATAATAATTCCAAAATTCTgctaaaatgaaatttgaattaaaaaatagtttGGATATACAAAACTACGAAAAAGAGggacaaaaaattaaatacaaaCTCATTATAATAAGGGAGTATTAAAATAGTAACAAGAGTCGAAATAATCTTGGAAGTCAGATAGCTTTACTTGAAAAaactaaagaaaaaattcttattctttttatataataattcaaaacttttaaagttaaaaatgcggaaaaaattataactcataaaatcttttatgtACAAAGTAATAGTAAGTCGTTAAATCGTTTGTTTTgtattatttgtttaacCAAGAAATTGGGGGATATTAGTAATAGTTTTGAATTATATGGTACACATCGAAAAACTATCttactttaattttttttctttgcaaATGAAAAGTTTGTAAAAACTTGCATAAGGACTACAAGGGTAGGGCGAGATCTTATTCAGCTGGTTCTGCGTAATCTTTACTTACTGTAACTCTCTCCATAAAAGTTGTTGGTGTCGCAATCGCCGCCGTATTTATGGATTTCGACTCCGAGATTTTTCGTATCACACCTTAACTCTGTGTCTAGAGGAATTCATGGCGGGTATACTATTGGACATAATTTAATAGCTCGATTAAAGACATCGTCATAATAATTCAAAGGACCACAATCGTTTGTCTTACTTTGCGCTACTATGCCCACCCATCCCAGCGCAACATTAAATTGATTGCGTTGACCACCAGTCTCCCGAAATGATTCGTCTACCGTGTTACAGTATTTTGTAGAATGGAGTCCCCGATACACTCTTTTGCTTTATTTCGTCTAGTTCTCATGGTTTTTTTCTTAGAAATCAATAAAAGTGCACCAGCCATGGCTCCAACTAGACATATCTATCAAATACTtctatgtatttttttctcgCCACGGAAGGACTGTTTTTTTGTGCTTAAGGTTCTTTTCAACATTAGATGCTACACGCCTATGGTTGACCGCACACAATTTTCATTAATCTAACTGATTAATCATCAGGGACATTTTCATAATCCAAATGTACAACTGCATCATAGAAGTAGAGACAATTTTGGTGACTCTGTTGCTAAGCCATTCCCAATCGTAAACTCGGTCTCGGCCTCTGGGCATGGGAATTTTTAGGTTGTACATGTACcgttttttgtttaaaatactGCTtgctatttttatataatatttataaacgTATTAGCTCTCTTATCTTTAACataaaactaatatttctttgaaattttttgtgcatctttttatgtaaaaccAGTGGTTGTTTAACTTTctaatcatttttttgaatgtataaaatttaatatttttgggCCTGCcaagtaaataaattaaattaaagtaTGCTTTTATAGTTTATACTACTAGTTTGACAAAGATAAGTTCCGCGTTAGCGTCTCCTAATTGTAAATAGCTCCCGGCTCCATAGTCCTTTTAACTTCGGCGTTATCTCCTCTCCTTCGGTATTCCAAAGATATGCTTTCTAGCGTCTTCTTTGGCATGATCATTGGATGTACGCTTCTACCTTCTTAAAGATTTCAAGTCTTGTGATATTAGGTTTGTAAAACTTAGTCACTATACCGCCCAAATGATTACGtagaagatattttatgttttaaaaccatATTTAAGCCCAGTTTGGTTGCAAGAACATCATGCTTTCTTAACTTTTCATTATTTACTTGCTGTAGATTCTCTTGTTATGAGACACCCATTTCGATTATTATGAACAATTTGTTCTTTTTATCTAATACGATGGCCTGccaagaaataaaatttgttttatttttttctttttc
Above is a window of Vairimorpha necatrix chromosome 2, complete sequence DNA encoding:
- a CDS encoding DDE-TNP-IS1595 domain-containing protein; the protein is MIIMILVDDSKSKTLKEIIKNYVYSESIIHSDCSESHLKLKEYFSEHKIVNHSLEFWIKNETSTRNRTRTLITGSLIRYMLRRNFEDDLFTNSIKLNFFF